From a region of the Paenibacillus sp. R14(2021) genome:
- a CDS encoding GGDEF domain-containing protein, whose amino-acid sequence MSVNGRLVAGAAALITTAATAGLCYMTAIGHSLFSVQLGVVVFASSMLTGGWMLGRKYDRLKEESTIDCLTNVYNRRFIEVNFNKLLKQAERKRKKMTIILLDVNDFKEVNDRFGHLQGDKALALIAETLRNCSERGEIAGRWGGDEFILICPYADDKGIERITKRIHEQLLSVSRRSGLRLSVSVGSASFPEHGGNLAQLTLAADTRMYADKYVRKVQETEPAALQA is encoded by the coding sequence ATGTCAGTCAACGGACGCCTGGTGGCAGGCGCTGCAGCATTGATAACGACAGCAGCGACAGCAGGGTTATGCTACATGACGGCTATTGGACATTCGCTGTTTTCTGTTCAGCTCGGCGTAGTTGTTTTCGCGTCGAGCATGCTTACCGGGGGATGGATGCTCGGACGCAAATATGACCGGTTGAAGGAAGAGTCGACGATTGACTGCTTGACTAACGTGTATAACCGCAGATTCATTGAAGTGAATTTCAATAAACTGCTGAAGCAAGCGGAACGTAAACGCAAGAAAATGACCATTATACTGCTTGACGTGAATGACTTTAAGGAAGTAAATGATCGATTCGGGCATCTGCAAGGCGATAAGGCGCTTGCCTTGATTGCGGAGACGCTGCGAAATTGTTCGGAACGCGGCGAAATTGCAGGCAGATGGGGCGGAGACGAATTCATTTTGATCTGTCCGTATGCCGACGACAAAGGAATCGAACGAATAACGAAACGAATTCATGAGCAGCTGCTGAGTGTTTCAAGACGATCCGGACTTCGCTTGTCAGTCTCGGTGGGCTCCGCGTCTTTCCCTGAACATGGCGGGAATCTAGCTCAGCTGACCTTGGCTGCAGACACGAGAATGTACGCGGATAAGTATGTACGCAAAGTGCAAGAAACCGAACCGGCAGCGCTGCAAGCATGA
- a CDS encoding HD-GYP domain-containing protein produces the protein MRKVHINSVAPGDKLARPILQENGNVLLGAGVELSQRFIDRLAGLGIDNVYIDDPLSEGLEPTEAIQDDTRKSASANIFKTMNTLMDQPQIKGRTIAPELGRTFRKVFGDIVQDLVRREDMMVSLTNIHVADSYLFNHSLNVAIFAGIMGLAKGYNRNQLEELGMGALLFDIGMTKLPKELLAKNSVYTPAERNQMEKHTEEGFNIIRAQHDISLLSAHCAFQHHERYDGSGYPRKLKRDEIHEYAQIIGIADVFDALTSNRPYRKRFTPSEAIEFLFAAGNTYFDLDLIKMFCKHISIYPVATTVLLSTGQIGVVALNNQLAVHRPVVRIIREPDGAPPKAAYQIDLKDEHSLMIVKEV, from the coding sequence ATGAGAAAAGTTCACATCAATTCCGTTGCCCCTGGAGATAAGCTGGCCCGCCCTATTCTGCAAGAAAATGGAAACGTACTGCTTGGCGCCGGCGTGGAATTGAGCCAGCGATTCATTGACAGGCTGGCTGGTCTGGGCATAGATAACGTATACATTGATGATCCTCTCTCTGAGGGACTGGAGCCGACGGAAGCCATTCAGGATGACACGCGAAAATCGGCTTCCGCGAACATTTTCAAGACGATGAATACATTGATGGATCAGCCTCAAATCAAGGGAAGGACGATAGCGCCGGAGCTTGGCCGAACATTTCGGAAGGTGTTTGGCGATATCGTGCAGGATCTCGTCAGGCGCGAGGATATGATGGTCAGCCTTACCAATATCCATGTGGCCGACAGCTACCTGTTCAACCACTCTTTGAATGTTGCGATATTCGCGGGTATTATGGGCCTAGCTAAAGGCTATAACCGCAATCAGCTTGAAGAGCTCGGGATGGGCGCACTGCTCTTCGATATCGGCATGACGAAGCTCCCGAAGGAGCTGCTCGCGAAGAACAGCGTATACACGCCGGCCGAACGGAACCAGATGGAGAAGCATACGGAAGAAGGCTTCAACATCATCCGGGCGCAGCATGACATTTCATTGCTCTCAGCCCATTGCGCGTTTCAGCATCATGAACGCTATGATGGCTCGGGCTATCCGCGTAAGCTGAAGCGAGACGAGATACATGAATATGCGCAAATTATCGGAATTGCGGACGTGTTTGACGCCCTGACTTCCAACAGACCGTACCGTAAACGGTTTACGCCTTCGGAAGCGATTGAGTTTTTGTTTGCTGCCGGCAATACGTATTTTGATCTGGACCTCATAAAGATGTTCTGCAAGCATATTTCGATCTACCCCGTGGCGACTACGGTGCTGCTCAGCACAGGTCAAATTGGTGTTGTAGCGCTGAATAACCAGCTCGCCGTTCATCGTCCTGTCGTACGCATTATTAGGGAGCCTGACGGAGCACCGCCGAAGGCTGCGTATCAAATTGATTTGAAGGACGAGCACAGCCTTATGATTGTCAAGGAAGTGTAG